One Halarcobacter ebronensis genomic window carries:
- a CDS encoding diguanylate cyclase, with protein sequence MKEINKDILKNATILYVEDEELIRDEVEYFLSKYVKKLYTAANGEEGLKLFDEVKPDIVITDIQMPVMSGLEMIKSMNRRGLSIIVTTAYSDIDFFLEAIELKVDKFMIKPIDLSELLSTISDFLNTSSLQNRLFENEKLLDIINENVLISITDKEGVIVDVSSAFCHFVGYEKSELIGKTHSILKHEDNPDSLYRHMWDTIKAGNIFKAEIKNKCRGDKVSWSKITITPILKNGEIENYIAIRQDITNKKRLEELSIHDDMTGLYNRRFLNTMIDKELRRIKREDSTLSLLTIDVDYFKKYNDTYGHPSGDVVLSEIAKVLKSHTKRATDFAFRMGGEEFAILFSDMDIDKALEYAKHIIRSIENLKIEHKGSACSNYVTISGGLIVQSSQYLENFKDLYKYSDEALYKAKTDGKNQVVLSDKSQ encoded by the coding sequence ATGAAAGAAATTAATAAAGATATTTTGAAAAATGCTACTATTCTTTATGTTGAAGATGAAGAGTTAATTAGAGATGAAGTAGAGTATTTCCTTAGCAAATATGTTAAGAAATTGTATACCGCTGCAAATGGGGAAGAGGGACTAAAACTATTTGATGAGGTTAAACCAGATATTGTAATAACTGATATACAAATGCCTGTAATGAGTGGATTAGAGATGATAAAATCTATGAATAGAAGAGGCTTATCAATTATTGTAACTACAGCATACTCTGATATTGATTTTTTTCTAGAAGCTATTGAACTTAAAGTTGATAAATTTATGATTAAACCTATTGATTTAAGCGAATTACTCTCTACAATTTCAGATTTCCTAAATACATCATCTTTGCAAAACAGACTTTTTGAAAATGAAAAACTACTTGATATAATTAATGAAAATGTGCTTATTTCTATTACAGATAAAGAGGGAGTTATAGTAGATGTAAGTAGTGCCTTTTGTCACTTTGTTGGATATGAAAAAAGCGAACTTATAGGAAAAACACATAGTATACTAAAACATGAAGATAATCCTGACTCCCTTTATAGACATATGTGGGATACAATAAAAGCTGGAAATATTTTTAAAGCTGAGATAAAAAACAAGTGTAGAGGAGATAAAGTATCTTGGTCAAAAATTACAATAACTCCAATATTAAAAAATGGAGAGATAGAGAATTATATAGCTATTAGACAAGATATTACAAATAAAAAAAGACTGGAAGAACTCTCTATTCACGATGATATGACAGGGCTTTATAATAGAAGATTTTTAAATACAATGATTGACAAAGAACTTAGAAGAATAAAAAGAGAGGACTCTACACTCTCTTTATTAACTATTGATGTTGATTATTTCAAAAAATATAATGATACTTATGGGCACCCCTCTGGGGATGTGGTATTAAGTGAAATTGCAAAAGTTCTTAAATCACATACAAAAAGAGCAACAGATTTTGCTTTTAGAATGGGAGGAGAAGAGTTTGCAATCCTTTTTAGTGATATGGATATTGATAAAGCATTGGAGTACGCAAAACATATTATAAGAAGTATAGAGAATTTAAAAATAGAGCATAAAGGGAGTGCTTGCAGTAATTATGTCACTATCTCTGGCGGGCTTATTGTTCAATCATCTCAATACTTAGAGAATTTTAAAGATTTATATAAATACTCTGATGAGGCTTTATATAAAGCAAAAACAGATGGGAAAAATCAGGTTGTACTCTCTGATAAATCCCAATAA
- a CDS encoding methyl-accepting chemotaxis protein: MFNFKSLSSKFLAYTISLLFVVFLVVIVILSNIISNYANENAKADFKNSANNIAMAYSVLDHNLESTMSSLLGVMKAEFKDEFILKKDKIEKVGDIDAPAFYNGETLLNNDFKDIDNYTNKSGAVATIFARLGDDFVRVTTSLKKEDGSRAFGTMLGKKSPALQSMLEGKTFDGKVKLFGKDYVVIYEPIKKGNDVIGIIFIGYEFGKVLDSLKDEIKKVKVGETGYAFMMSNKGELLIHPNLEGQNLYETKDDRGNFIFQNMIKGKDGFEEYTFKGDDKLAYVKHLKSFGSILVATDSLDSVYAFSTKITTIIIISLLVTLIIIALILYFLSSSIVIKPLKKLSLGIDGFFAFLNKESSKTELLQLEGEDEFAQMAKEVDKNIIKIKNNLEQDASLIQEVKNVVNSVKNGSFKQRVLKEVKHNESLEELKKIFNEMLDVTSKNICDDVNQLKEVLLKYRGLDFTARVKNDTGLVAQGLNELAEIINKMLVENKSVGLKLDESSKNLLSNVEKLNNSTNSAAASLEETSAALEEITGNIRQNSNNITKMSSLSQGVLSSAKDGERLASETTSSMDEINDKVNAITEAISIIDQIAFQTNILSLNAAVEAATAGEAGKGFAVVAQEVRNLAARSAEAAKEIKDLVEDANLKANDGKGIAAKMIEGYTQLNENISHTIELISDIEMASKEQLQGIEQINDAINSLDKQTQENASVANITKSIAENTDKIAIAVLDNANSKEFIGKDDVKSDTIQI, translated from the coding sequence ATGTTTAACTTTAAATCTTTAAGTTCCAAATTCCTAGCTTATACTATCTCATTATTATTTGTTGTATTTTTAGTAGTTATAGTAATTTTATCAAATATTATTTCTAACTATGCAAATGAAAATGCTAAAGCAGATTTTAAAAATAGTGCAAACAATATTGCTATGGCATATTCTGTTTTGGACCATAATTTAGAATCTACTATGAGTAGTCTACTTGGAGTTATGAAAGCTGAGTTCAAAGATGAATTCATCTTAAAAAAAGACAAAATAGAAAAAGTTGGAGATATTGATGCTCCTGCTTTTTATAATGGAGAGACACTTCTAAATAATGATTTTAAAGATATTGATAACTACACTAATAAAAGTGGTGCAGTTGCCACAATATTTGCAAGATTGGGAGATGATTTTGTAAGAGTAACAACTTCATTAAAAAAAGAGGATGGTTCAAGGGCATTTGGTACAATGCTTGGGAAAAAATCACCTGCCTTACAATCAATGTTAGAGGGAAAAACCTTTGATGGAAAAGTAAAACTGTTTGGTAAAGATTATGTTGTTATTTATGAACCAATTAAAAAAGGAAATGATGTAATTGGTATTATATTTATAGGTTATGAGTTTGGTAAAGTCTTAGACTCTTTAAAGGATGAGATAAAAAAAGTCAAAGTAGGGGAAACTGGTTATGCTTTTATGATGAGCAATAAAGGTGAACTTCTAATCCATCCTAATTTAGAAGGGCAAAATCTTTATGAAACAAAAGATGACCGAGGTAATTTTATATTCCAAAATATGATAAAAGGGAAAGATGGATTTGAAGAGTATACCTTTAAAGGCGATGACAAGTTAGCTTATGTAAAACATCTTAAATCTTTTGGTTCAATCCTTGTTGCAACAGATTCCCTAGATAGTGTTTATGCCTTTAGTACAAAAATAACAACAATCATAATAATCTCTTTACTTGTTACTTTAATAATTATTGCTTTGATTTTATATTTTTTATCATCTTCTATTGTAATAAAACCACTAAAAAAGCTAAGTTTGGGTATTGATGGTTTTTTTGCTTTTTTAAATAAAGAGAGTTCAAAAACAGAATTATTACAATTAGAAGGGGAAGATGAATTTGCCCAAATGGCTAAAGAGGTAGATAAAAATATAATAAAAATCAAAAATAATCTTGAACAAGATGCTTCACTTATTCAAGAGGTAAAAAATGTTGTAAATAGCGTAAAAAATGGAAGTTTTAAACAAAGGGTACTAAAAGAGGTAAAACATAATGAAAGCCTTGAAGAACTTAAAAAAATATTTAATGAGATGTTAGATGTTACAAGTAAGAATATCTGTGATGATGTAAATCAATTAAAAGAGGTGTTATTAAAATATAGAGGGCTTGATTTTACAGCTAGAGTTAAAAATGATACAGGATTAGTTGCACAAGGGTTAAATGAACTTGCAGAGATTATTAACAAAATGCTAGTTGAAAACAAATCTGTTGGACTTAAACTTGATGAAAGTTCAAAAAATCTTTTATCAAATGTTGAAAAACTAAATAACTCTACAAATTCAGCAGCAGCATCTTTGGAGGAAACTTCGGCAGCCCTAGAGGAGATAACAGGAAATATTAGACAAAACTCAAATAATATAACTAAAATGTCATCTCTTTCTCAAGGTGTTTTAAGTTCTGCAAAAGATGGAGAGAGATTAGCTAGTGAGACAACAAGTTCAATGGATGAGATAAATGATAAAGTAAATGCTATTACTGAGGCAATTAGTATTATTGATCAAATTGCTTTTCAAACAAATATTCTTTCATTAAATGCAGCAGTTGAAGCAGCAACAGCTGGAGAAGCTGGGAAAGGTTTTGCCGTAGTTGCTCAGGAGGTTAGAAATCTAGCTGCAAGAAGTGCAGAAGCAGCTAAAGAGATAAAAGACTTAGTTGAAGATGCAAACTTAAAAGCAAATGATGGAAAAGGTATTGCAGCTAAAATGATTGAAGGATATACTCAATTAAATGAAAATATTTCTCATACAATTGAACTTATCTCTGATATTGAAATGGCTTCAAAAGAGCAACTTCAAGGAATTGAACAGATCAATGATGCAATTAATAGTTTGGATAAACAAACACAAGAGAATGCTTCAGTTGCAAATATAACAAAATCTATAGCTGAAAATACAGATAAAATTGCAATAGCAGTTTTAGATAACGCAAACTCAAAAGAGTTTATTGGAAAAGATGACGTTAAAAGTGACACAATACAGATATAA
- a CDS encoding sensor histidine kinase: MKLDLFAKIFIIVFIFLSSILGVFIYQLKVSQNTFLIKNLENKAKSFGEILTLLNSNNIIEEDEVKIFESLFGFVSTNSDVMSVFLQKKDGNSFLIKKESWKVINDTFENKSFFTGIVKSELSNLQVYRYVYSVELTGIKWADLIFELSLDEYNLQLKEINQQILNLIVVMFLGIFFISFLLAKVVSKPIIKLSHTSKLVSQGDLSQRVKIDSKDEIGELAKSFNEMISSLELSQKRLTNYKIDLENKVEERTKELKELNDNLEDRVIAEIKKREEQQQLLIQQSKLAAMGEMIGNIAHQWRQPLNALSLVVQNLKFSFDLGEVDDKQMNKSIQKINLLTKNMSKTIDDFRNFFKPNKEKLKFNIYESVNNALHLVDASFENHNIVVEKIIDENINVFGYPNEFLQSLLNLLNNSKDAFIENKINNGKIVIETKNDFKHVYIYIKDNAGGIAKEIENKIFEPYFTTKSESKGTGIGLYMAKTIIEQNMDGSLTNINSDNEAIFIIKLPIYKD, from the coding sequence TTGAAATTAGATCTTTTTGCTAAAATTTTTATTATTGTTTTTATTTTCTTATCATCAATTTTAGGTGTTTTTATCTATCAATTAAAGGTTTCACAAAATACATTTTTGATTAAGAATTTAGAAAATAAAGCAAAAAGTTTTGGAGAGATATTAACCCTTCTAAATTCAAATAATATTATTGAAGAGGATGAGGTAAAAATTTTTGAATCACTTTTTGGTTTTGTAAGTACAAACAGTGATGTAATGTCAGTTTTTTTACAAAAAAAAGATGGGAATAGTTTTCTAATAAAAAAAGAGAGTTGGAAAGTAATCAATGATACTTTTGAAAATAAAAGTTTTTTTACAGGTATTGTAAAATCTGAACTCTCTAATTTACAAGTTTACAGATATGTTTATTCAGTTGAACTAACAGGAATAAAATGGGCAGATTTGATTTTTGAGTTATCCCTTGATGAATATAATCTTCAATTAAAAGAGATAAATCAACAAATTTTAAATCTGATTGTTGTTATGTTTTTGGGTATATTTTTTATCTCGTTTCTATTAGCTAAAGTTGTCTCAAAACCAATTATTAAACTAAGTCATACTTCAAAACTGGTATCTCAAGGTGATCTTTCTCAAAGGGTAAAAATAGATAGTAAAGATGAAATAGGAGAGCTTGCAAAAAGTTTTAATGAGATGATCTCCTCTTTGGAACTTTCCCAAAAGCGATTAACAAATTATAAAATTGATTTGGAAAATAAAGTGGAAGAGAGAACCAAAGAGTTAAAAGAGTTAAATGATAATTTAGAAGATAGGGTTATAGCTGAAATAAAAAAAAGAGAAGAACAGCAACAATTATTGATACAACAATCAAAACTAGCAGCAATGGGTGAGATGATAGGAAATATTGCCCACCAATGGAGACAGCCTTTAAATGCACTAAGTTTAGTTGTTCAAAATCTAAAATTTTCATTTGACTTGGGTGAAGTTGATGATAAACAGATGAATAAATCTATCCAAAAGATAAATCTTTTGACAAAAAATATGTCAAAAACCATTGATGATTTTAGGAATTTTTTTAAACCAAATAAAGAAAAACTAAAATTTAATATTTATGAATCTGTAAATAATGCATTACATCTAGTGGATGCCTCTTTTGAAAACCACAATATAGTAGTTGAAAAAATCATTGATGAAAATATAAATGTTTTTGGTTATCCAAATGAATTTTTACAATCTTTGTTAAACCTATTAAATAATTCAAAAGATGCCTTTATAGAGAATAAAATCAATAATGGTAAAATTGTTATTGAAACAAAAAATGATTTTAAACATGTTTATATCTATATAAAAGACAATGCAGGTGGAATTGCTAAGGAGATAGAAAATAAAATATTTGAACCATACTTTACAACTAAAAGTGAAAGTAAAGGGACAGGAATAGGGCTTTATATGGCAAAAACAATAATTGAACAAAATATGGATGGGAGTCTTACTAATATAAATAGTGATAATGAAGCTATATTTATAATCAAACTTCCTATTTATAAGGATTAA
- the hisA gene encoding 1-(5-phosphoribosyl)-5-[(5-phosphoribosylamino)methylideneamino]imidazole-4-carboxamide isomerase: MDILPAIDLKDGKAVRLSKGLMDSAKIYSDEPWIVAKRFEELGSKWVHIVDLNGAFAGKPANLEQIRKIRENCNLKIELGGGIRDEETIKMYVELGVDRLILGSIAVKNPQFVKDMASKYPIAVGIDAMNGMVAVEGWAEVSSMKATDLAKEFANAGVEAIICTDISKDGMLCGVNVEFTESIAIASGVDTIASGGVKDLTDISNCKANGNVAGVIVGKAFYEGTLDLEEAFKIL; the protein is encoded by the coding sequence ATGGATATACTACCTGCAATAGATTTGAAAGATGGAAAAGCTGTTAGACTTAGTAAAGGTTTAATGGATAGTGCAAAAATTTATTCAGATGAGCCTTGGATTGTTGCGAAAAGGTTTGAAGAGCTAGGAAGCAAATGGGTTCATATTGTTGATTTGAATGGAGCTTTTGCAGGGAAACCAGCAAATCTAGAACAAATTAGAAAGATTAGAGAGAATTGTAATCTGAAAATTGAGCTAGGTGGTGGTATAAGAGATGAAGAGACTATTAAGATGTATGTTGAGCTTGGAGTTGATAGATTAATTCTAGGTTCAATTGCTGTAAAGAATCCTCAGTTTGTAAAGGATATGGCTTCTAAATACCCTATTGCTGTTGGCATTGACGCAATGAATGGTATGGTAGCTGTTGAAGGCTGGGCAGAGGTTAGTTCTATGAAAGCAACAGATTTAGCAAAAGAGTTTGCCAATGCGGGAGTTGAAGCTATTATCTGTACTGATATATCAAAAGATGGTATGCTTTGTGGTGTAAATGTTGAATTTACAGAATCTATTGCAATAGCAAGTGGTGTTGATACTATTGCAAGTGGAGGAGTAAAAGATCTAACAGATATATCAAACTGCAAAGCAAATGGAAATGTGGCTGGTGTTATTGTTGGAAAAGCATTTTATGAAGGAACTTTGGATTTAGAAGAGGCTTTCAAAATCTTATAA
- a CDS encoding PAS domain S-box protein, with product MKNNEEFLSNLKSITLLIVEDTKEIREELAFFLESKVKILYAAQNGKEGLELYKKYKPDIVISDIRMPQLDGIKMCKEIKSYNKDAKIILTTAYNESNYFLEAIKIHINDYLIKPIDLNELFDILCELSKGIILEKFNYEVLNTLQQYKDIVDERSIVSKTDINGIITYVNKPFEEISGYKKEELIGKPHSIIRHKTMKSETFKDMWETILSKKSWHGVVKNRKKNGSYYIVDSIIKPILDVNGNIIEFIALRNDITELEESKEFFKYQNEKNISNLKESIRKEKLYREAVDKANIIIRLSRDMKFLYVNEAFCEISGYSKLELIGEAYDKIRDKRISYDEYIKHVEEVRECLYRDEFYKGEITNQKKDGSLFFCKYMLFPIKDAKGEICEYLSIRHDITEIKSLHKELEDTQREIIYKLGEVGETRSKETGNHVKRVAEYSKLLAEKAGLNNEEINTLFTASPMHDIGKVGIPDTILNKPGKLDAKEWVVMQTHSEIGYNILKTSTRPILKAAAIISYTHHEKWDGSGYPRGLKGEDIHIFGRITAIADVFDALGSDRCYKKAWPLEDILLLITKESGKHFDPNLVELFMTNLEGFLAIRDLYKD from the coding sequence ATGAAAAACAATGAAGAATTTTTATCAAATCTAAAAAGTATCACCCTTTTAATAGTTGAGGATACAAAAGAGATAAGAGAAGAGTTAGCATTTTTTTTAGAATCAAAAGTCAAAATTTTATATGCTGCACAAAATGGGAAAGAGGGATTAGAACTTTATAAAAAATATAAACCAGATATTGTAATAAGCGATATTAGAATGCCACAACTTGATGGAATAAAGATGTGTAAAGAGATTAAAAGCTACAACAAAGATGCAAAAATTATCCTTACAACTGCCTATAATGAATCAAACTATTTTTTGGAAGCTATTAAAATACATATAAATGATTATCTTATAAAACCTATTGATCTAAATGAACTTTTTGATATTTTATGTGAGCTATCAAAGGGGATTATTTTAGAAAAATTCAACTATGAAGTTTTAAATACTTTACAACAATATAAAGATATTGTTGATGAACGTTCAATTGTTTCAAAAACTGATATAAATGGAATTATAACCTATGTAAATAAACCCTTTGAAGAGATTTCAGGGTACAAAAAAGAAGAATTAATAGGTAAACCCCATAGTATAATTAGACATAAAACAATGAAAAGTGAAACTTTTAAAGATATGTGGGAAACAATTTTATCTAAAAAAAGTTGGCATGGAGTAGTCAAAAATAGGAAAAAAAATGGAAGCTATTATATTGTTGATAGTATTATAAAACCAATTTTAGATGTAAATGGAAATATTATTGAATTTATTGCATTAAGAAATGATATCACGGAACTTGAGGAATCAAAAGAGTTTTTTAAATATCAAAATGAAAAAAATATTTCCAATTTAAAAGAGAGTATAAGAAAAGAAAAACTCTATAGAGAGGCAGTTGATAAAGCTAATATAATAATTCGTTTATCAAGAGATATGAAATTTTTATATGTCAATGAAGCATTTTGTGAAATTAGCGGTTATTCTAAACTTGAATTAATAGGGGAAGCATACGATAAGATAAGAGATAAAAGAATCTCTTATGATGAATATATAAAACATGTAGAAGAGGTTAGAGAGTGTTTATATAGGGATGAATTTTATAAAGGGGAGATTACAAACCAAAAAAAAGATGGCTCTTTATTTTTCTGTAAATATATGTTATTCCCAATAAAAGATGCAAAAGGTGAGATTTGTGAATATTTAAGTATCAGACATGATATAACAGAGATAAAAAGTCTACATAAAGAGTTGGAAGATACCCAAAGGGAAATAATATACAAATTGGGTGAGGTTGGTGAAACAAGAAGTAAAGAGACGGGAAATCATGTAAAAAGAGTAGCTGAATATTCTAAATTATTAGCAGAAAAAGCAGGCTTAAATAATGAAGAGATTAATACTTTATTTACAGCTTCCCCTATGCATGATATAGGAAAAGTTGGAATCCCAGATACTATTTTAAATAAACCTGGAAAATTGGATGCAAAAGAGTGGGTTGTTATGCAAACCCATTCAGAGATTGGTTATAACATTTTAAAAACTTCAACAAGACCTATATTAAAAGCAGCTGCAATAATCTCTTATACACACCATGAAAAATGGGATGGTTCAGGATATCCAAGGGGATTAAAAGGTGAAGATATACATATTTTTGGAAGAATCACTGCAATTGCAGATGTATTTGATGCATTAGGTAGTGACAGATGTTACAAAAAAGCTTGGCCATTGGAAGATATTTTATTGTTAATTACTAAAGAGAGTGGAAAACATTTTGATCCAAATTTAGTTGAACTTTTTATGACTAATCTTGAAGGATTTTTGGCTATTAGAGATTTATATAAAGATTAG
- a CDS encoding PhnD/SsuA/transferrin family substrate-binding protein: MKKSLIIIFFFTCLFGEQKYNYIGNAGFITGGNLLSIFKEGRVALKTWVEELIKEDNGKVIVNFYEENGTMYEDLKRKKLDMIVVDAPFFFKNREDIYKNAKDFWSLDIGKEKYSTYYLIGNKQKNLKGFKNLNNKTLVMRKNDDLGTIWLDKNSYEKNKKGANKLLKNIYYESKESSVILRVFFGKSDYAVVKKSVWDTMFELNPSIKNKVEIIEKSKVGQIDSIGFFSKDCDPKIVDAVFRIKENINNNKDFKKISKMLNYTTIYRITEDDYKDLIIYYNNYYALKEKYN, encoded by the coding sequence ATGAAAAAAAGCTTAATAATAATATTTTTTTTTACTTGCCTTTTTGGAGAACAAAAGTACAACTATATTGGTAATGCTGGATTTATAACAGGTGGAAATCTTCTCTCTATCTTTAAAGAGGGAAGAGTAGCACTAAAAACCTGGGTGGAAGAGTTAATAAAAGAGGATAATGGAAAAGTTATAGTTAATTTTTATGAAGAAAATGGGACTATGTATGAAGACTTAAAAAGAAAAAAACTTGATATGATTGTAGTTGATGCTCCATTTTTTTTTAAGAATAGAGAAGATATCTACAAAAATGCAAAAGATTTTTGGAGTTTAGATATTGGAAAAGAAAAATATAGCACCTACTATTTAATAGGCAATAAACAAAAAAATTTAAAAGGGTTTAAAAATCTAAATAATAAAACTTTAGTTATGCGGAAAAATGATGATTTAGGAACAATCTGGCTTGACAAAAACTCTTATGAAAAAAATAAAAAAGGTGCAAATAAGCTTTTAAAAAATATATATTATGAATCAAAAGAGAGCAGTGTTATCCTAAGAGTTTTTTTTGGCAAAAGTGATTATGCAGTGGTTAAAAAAAGTGTTTGGGATACTATGTTTGAATTAAATCCTTCAATTAAAAATAAAGTTGAAATTATTGAAAAATCAAAAGTAGGGCAAATCGATTCTATTGGTTTTTTTTCCAAAGATTGTGACCCAAAAATTGTTGATGCCGTTTTTAGAATAAAAGAGAATATAAACAATAATAAAGATTTTAAAAAAATATCTAAAATGTTAAATTACACTACTATTTACAGAATAACAGAGGATGATTATAAGGATTTGATTATCTATTATAATAATTATTATGCTTTAAAGGAAAAATATAATTGA
- a CDS encoding GGDEF domain-containing protein has product MNSNKKITLIIFSMVTLLTLIIVALVAIGSRESGYESAKKRAYLTADIVKNALTSHMVNGNMNQRDVFLDSLERLRELNELWVVRSPKISEQFGTKTNNEIPRDEIDEEVLKGGKEKVVINESIERATLRITIPYTASSLDKPNCLSCHNAKEGEVLGAISIKFDIEADRMSSIKILLNIIATVVIFLIFILIFISRKIKPYTTSFDYITDVLKQVHEGNYSIRAKKGSLKEDKEAFMWLNEIIEKLETVLTGIEKNLTSFVHNRASNVNNDKLLTAKEIIEDISEIYNYKKTIETDLSKDDIYYRLIQVLKDKLKIETFFIFENDLIKDERTVIYAPNNSILPSCNIRKEIKELCRAERTKNIVASEAFPEVCRFATCDNQSDYTCIPFTINDQKSITIHILCNGKACVDNNKYQIGIIKKYLEETKPILESKILMDVLKERNLKDGLTGLYNRKYLDEFVDKTIPKELIQNVTYAVMFLDVDYFKMVNDTYGHDAGDAILQKLAQTMKKNVSDSDVIVRFGGEEFLIIMRNPTEESAKELALKMNQEFEKIIFKFNNETFSKTVSIGYAFYPKDTDQFWKCIKYADLSLYEAKETGRNKVIRFRKDILKNGDKADY; this is encoded by the coding sequence ATGAATTCTAATAAAAAGATAACTTTGATTATATTTTCAATGGTTACTTTGTTAACTCTTATTATTGTTGCATTAGTAGCTATCGGCTCAAGGGAGAGTGGATATGAGAGTGCTAAAAAGAGAGCTTACTTAACAGCTGATATTGTAAAAAATGCTTTAACCTCCCATATGGTAAATGGAAATATGAATCAAAGGGATGTTTTTTTAGATAGTTTAGAGAGACTTAGAGAACTAAATGAACTATGGGTTGTAAGATCGCCTAAAATCTCTGAACAATTTGGTACAAAAACAAATAATGAAATCCCAAGAGATGAAATAGATGAAGAAGTTTTAAAAGGTGGGAAAGAGAAAGTTGTAATTAATGAATCAATTGAAAGAGCAACATTAAGAATAACTATTCCATATACAGCTTCATCTTTGGATAAACCAAATTGTTTAAGTTGCCATAATGCAAAAGAGGGAGAAGTTTTAGGGGCAATATCAATAAAATTTGATATTGAAGCAGATAGAATGTCAAGTATTAAAATACTACTTAATATAATTGCAACTGTTGTTATATTCTTAATCTTTATTCTTATTTTTATTAGTAGAAAAATCAAACCATATACAACTTCATTTGATTATATAACCGATGTATTAAAACAAGTACATGAAGGTAATTATTCAATTAGAGCAAAAAAAGGTTCTCTAAAAGAGGATAAAGAAGCCTTTATGTGGTTAAATGAAATCATAGAAAAATTAGAAACGGTTTTAACTGGTATTGAAAAAAATCTAACGTCATTTGTACATAATAGAGCTTCAAATGTAAATAATGACAAACTTCTTACTGCAAAAGAGATTATTGAGGATATTTCAGAGATTTACAACTATAAAAAAACTATTGAAACTGATTTATCAAAAGATGATATCTACTACAGATTAATTCAAGTTTTAAAAGATAAACTGAAAATTGAAACCTTCTTTATTTTTGAAAATGATTTAATAAAAGATGAGAGAACTGTTATTTATGCTCCAAATAATAGTATTTTACCATCTTGTAATATTAGAAAAGAGATAAAAGAATTATGCAGAGCTGAAAGAACAAAAAATATTGTTGCTTCAGAAGCATTCCCAGAAGTTTGTAGATTTGCAACTTGTGATAATCAATCTGATTATACATGTATTCCTTTTACAATAAATGACCAAAAATCTATTACAATTCATATTTTATGTAATGGGAAAGCTTGTGTTGACAATAACAAATACCAAATAGGTATTATCAAAAAATATCTTGAAGAGACTAAACCAATTTTAGAGAGTAAAATTTTAATGGATGTTCTAAAAGAGAGAAATCTAAAAGATGGGTTAACAGGTCTTTATAATAGAAAATATTTAGATGAATTTGTTGATAAAACAATCCCTAAAGAGTTAATCCAAAATGTTACTTATGCAGTTATGTTCTTAGATGTTGACTACTTTAAAATGGTAAATGACACTTATGGGCATGATGCAGGAGATGCAATCTTACAAAAACTTGCGCAAACAATGAAGAAAAATGTTTCTGATAGTGATGTTATTGTTAGATTTGGAGGGGAAGAGTTCTTAATAATAATGAGAAATCCAACTGAAGAGAGTGCAAAAGAGTTAGCCCTTAAAATGAACCAAGAGTTTGAAAAAATCATATTCAAATTTAATAATGAAACATTCAGTAAAACTGTAAGTATTGGTTATGCTTTCTATCCAAAAGATACTGACCAGTTCTGGAAATGTATTAAATATGCTGACCTTTCACTTTATGAAGCAAAAGAGACTGGTAGAAATAAAGTGATTAGATTTAGAAAAGATATCCTAAAAAATGGGGATAAAGCAGATTATTAA